A region of Mugil cephalus isolate CIBA_MC_2020 chromosome 3, CIBA_Mcephalus_1.1, whole genome shotgun sequence DNA encodes the following proteins:
- the kiaa0895l gene encoding uncharacterized protein KIAA0895-like, whose translation MVLDSGEVFMDQVKGESVGDLLRPNVRADPPKTDGSSAAKAATPSKRSSVAKREKVSHNGLPTQTSSSHPAERRSSSLKCGPTPRPPLRRPLSLEVTPQRLRGSQEHMADRRILQPPWRSGSAAPSPPARSLTSPSLGAGGWMRRSESTCSVNYSLGMRASRGQMRPATSLPHIAKGVGGTSIPTSGRPCLLVALRPLNLEQEKQTFFQSDYKYEPQFEYAQPEPRAVLDKYREGSGLFLEQAVGIMECVLRKFGSYENFEEVTGGSVLPKSQVWAAVRKYLQKEGCVGEVVVRLSDELLSQAVMVVESCRPTLTINLAGARQHWLEGMLRHEIGTHYLRGVNNNLQPWATAEGRKQFGLRPANPTEEGLASLHSVLLRKQPYLWRAALLYYTVYHAASMSFSRLFSHIARFVQDPDVRWEYCLRAKRGQTDTSQPGCFSKDQVYLDGILRILRHRRNIDFKMLTSLGKVSYEDVEKLRHLATLPRTRIPHFMRDPERYLQHLDHIVSVNELDDAALQELLP comes from the exons ATGGTGTTGGATTCAGGTGAAGTCTTCATGGATCAGGTTAAGGGTGAAAGCGTCGGGGACCTGTTGAGGCCAAATGTCCGAGCAGATCCACCCAAAACCGACGGCAGCTCCGCCGCCAAGGCCGCTACACCGTCCAAAAGGAGCAGCGTCGCCAAGAGAGAGAAGGTTTCCCACAATGGACTCCCGACTCAGACGAGCAGCAGCCACCCGGCAGAGAGGAGGTCGTCCTCGTTAAAATGTGGTCCCACGCCTAGACCGCCGCTCCGCCGTCCCCTCAGCCTGGAGGTGACGCCCCAACGCCTTCGAGGGTCTCAGGAGCACATGGCGGACAGGAGGATCCTGCAGCCTCCTTGGCGGAGTGGTTCGGCCGCCCCCTCGCCCCCGGCTCGCAGCCTGACCAGCCCCAGCCTGGGAGCTGGCGGCTGGATGCGTCGCAGTGAAAGCACCTGCTCTGTCAACTATTCCCTAGGGATGCGGGCCAGCAGGGGGCAAATGCGACCCGCCACCTCCTTGCCTCACATAGCTAAAGGCGTGGGAGGCACCTCGATACCTACATCCGGCAGGCCCTGCCTACTCGTGGCCCTCAGACCACTCAACctggagcaggagaaacagaccTTCTTCCAGTCTGACTACAAGTATGAGCCTCAGTTTGAGTACGCACAGCCCGAACCCAGGGCCGTGCTGGACAAGTACCGAGAAGGCTCGGGCCTCTTCCTCGAGCAG GCGGTGGGAATCATGGAGTGTGTCCTGAGGAAGTTTGGCTCCTATGAGAACTTTGAGGAGGTAACGGGTGGCAGCGTGCTCCCTAAAAGTCAGGTCTGGGCAGCTGTACGCAAATACCTGCAGAAAGAAGGCTGTGTGGGAGAG GTCGTGGTGCGTCTGTCTGACGAGCTGCTGTCTCAGGCAGTGATGGTGGTGGAGAGCTGTCGTCCCACTCTCACCATCAACCTGGCCGGAGCTCGACAGCACTGGCTGGAGGGGATGCTGAGGCACGAGATCG GCACGCATTATCTGCGAGGCGTGAACAACAACCTGCAGCCGTGGGCCACGGCAGAAGGCAGGAAGCAGTTTGGCCTGAGACCAGCCAACCCCACGGAGGAGGGCCTGGCCAGCCTGCACAGCGTCCTGCTCCGGAAGCAGCCCTACCTGTGGCGGGCCGCCCTGCTCTACTACACCGTGTACCACGCCGCCAGCATGAGCTTCAGCCGCCTCTTCAGTCACATCGCGCGCTTCGTCCAGGACCCGGACGTCCGCTGGGAGTACTGCCTGCGAGCCAAGAGGGGACAGACGGACACCTCGCAGCccg GCTGCTTCAGCAAAGATCAGGTTTATTTGGACGGGATCCTCAGGATTCTTCGCCATCGCAGGAACATCGACTTCAAGATGCTGACTTCTTTAGGAAAG gtgtcctaCGAGGACGTGGAGAAGCTGCGACACCTGGCGACTCTCCCGCGGACCCGAATCCCACATTTCATGCGAGACCCCGAGCGGTAccttcaacatctggaccaCATCGTCTCGGTCAACGAGCTGGACGACGCGGCGCTGCAGGAGCTGCTGCCCTGA